In one Pseudoliparis swirei isolate HS2019 ecotype Mariana Trench chromosome 23, NWPU_hadal_v1, whole genome shotgun sequence genomic region, the following are encoded:
- the LOC130189305 gene encoding secreted acidic protein 1A, which translates to MASLRSLILAVLLALLCSFHTPLAPGVKAQDLPLRHEQGLMADDDDDDDDDDDDDDDDDDDDDDDDNDDDDDDDDDDDDDDDDDDDDDDDDDDDDDDDDDDDDDDDDDDDDDDDDDDDDDDDDDDDDDDDDDDDDDDDDDDDDDDDHEGDDDDDDDDDDDDDDDDDDDDDDDDDDDDDDNDGTYHKGSVCSYCEFCEHCDSCDKCPCKEGDKSEHCDDCKMCSFCHVCPACQTVCQPGGFLDEVTGSIYKTVADVFDDADDDN; encoded by the exons ATGGCCTCGTTGAGAAGTTTGATTCTAGCAGTATTGCTGGCGCTGCTTTGCAGCTTCCACACCCCGTTGGCTCCCGGCGTCAAGGCCCAGGACCTGCCGCTGCGCCACGAGCAAGGTCTGATGgctgacgacgacgacgacgacgatgacgacgatgacgacgacgatgatgacgatgatgacgacgacgatgacgacaatgatgatgatgacgatgacgacgatgatgacgatgacgacgacgacgatgatgacgacgatgacgatgatgatgatgacgacgatgatgacgacgacgatgatgatgacgatgatgacgacgatgatgatgacgacgatgacgacgatgatgatgatgatgatgacgatgatgatgatgatgatgatgatgatgatgatgatgacgacgatgatgatgacgacgatgatgatgacgatcaTGAAG GtgacgatgatgacgacgatgatgatgacgatgatgatgatgacgacgatgatgacgatgacgatgacgacgatgacgatgatgatgacgacaatGATGGGACTTATCACAAGGGCTCTGTGTGCTCATATTGTGAATTCTGTGAG CACTGTGACAGCTGTGATAAATGTCCTTGTAAAGAGGGAGACAAGTCTGAACACTGCGATGACTGCAAG ATGTGTAGTTTCTGCCATGTGTGTCCTGCTTGCCAAACGGTTTGCCAACCCG GGGGTTTTCTTGATGAAGTGACTGGATCTATCTACAA GACTGTAGCTGATGTATTTGATGACGCCGACGATGACAACTAA